One window of Pseudomonas urmiensis genomic DNA carries:
- the ycaC gene encoding isochorismate family cysteine hydrolase YcaC, with protein MSNPDYKRLNKDDAVVLLVDHQTGLISLVQDFSPNEFKNNVLALGDLAKFFGLPTILTTSFEQGPNGPLVPELKEMFPDAPYIARPGQINAWDNEDFVKAIKATGRKQLIIAGVVTDVCVAFPTLSALAEGFEVFVVTDASGTFNETVQQAAWVRMTQAGAQMMNWFSVACELHRDWRNDIEGLGNLLSQRIPNYRNLMNSYSALTAK; from the coding sequence ATGAGCAATCCCGACTACAAGCGCCTGAACAAAGATGATGCCGTGGTACTGCTGGTCGATCACCAGACTGGTCTGATTTCGTTGGTCCAGGATTTCTCGCCCAACGAATTCAAGAACAACGTCCTGGCCCTGGGCGATCTGGCCAAGTTCTTCGGCCTGCCGACCATTCTGACCACCAGCTTCGAGCAAGGCCCGAACGGCCCGCTGGTGCCCGAGCTCAAGGAAATGTTCCCGGACGCGCCGTACATTGCCCGTCCAGGGCAGATCAACGCGTGGGACAACGAAGATTTCGTCAAGGCGATCAAGGCCACTGGGCGCAAGCAGTTGATCATCGCGGGCGTGGTCACTGACGTGTGCGTGGCGTTCCCGACCTTGTCGGCACTGGCCGAAGGCTTTGAGGTGTTCGTGGTGACGGATGCGTCCGGCACCTTCAACGAAACCGTACAGCAGGCGGCGTGGGTGCGCATGACCCAGGCCGGGGCGCAGATGATGAACTGGTTCTCGGTGGCGTGTGAGCTGCATCGTGACTGGCGCAACGACATCGAAGGCTTGGGCAATCTGCTGTCGCAGCGGATTCCTAACTATCGCAACCTGATGAACAGCTACTCGGCACTCACGGCCAAGTAA
- a CDS encoding helix-turn-helix domain-containing protein, whose amino-acid sequence MPTQTEPGALTAGRLHRAKELMLRSDLSIIEIAAVCNLTRSHFSRAFKINTGLSPQAWRLLARLEKAKQLLVTEAPITHVSLECGFFDQSHFTRVFSRLVGQPPKAWRQSARSQVPSYHP is encoded by the coding sequence ATGCCCACCCAGACCGAGCCAGGCGCACTTACGGCCGGGCGTCTGCATCGAGCCAAGGAGCTGATGCTGCGCAGCGACCTGTCGATTATCGAGATCGCCGCGGTGTGCAACCTGACCCGCAGCCACTTCTCTCGCGCGTTCAAGATCAATACCGGGCTGTCACCACAGGCCTGGCGCCTGCTGGCGCGGCTGGAGAAGGCCAAGCAACTGCTGGTCACTGAAGCGCCAATCACCCATGTCAGCCTGGAGTGCGGGTTTTTCGACCAGTCGCACTTCACCCGTGTCTTCAGCCGCCTGGTCGGGCAGCCGCCCAAGGCCTGGCGCCAGTCGGCTAGATCGCAAGTTCCGAGCTACCACCCTTAA